From Denitrovibrio acetiphilus DSM 12809, the proteins below share one genomic window:
- a CDS encoding molybdopterin-dependent oxidoreductase, producing the protein MTINRRSFIKMASAAMASLAYTPDIFASGDETQIITHATHMGPLKGYVKNGKLEKILASEHDFDPVDLMFSLKEATYSPTRIKQPCVRKSYLDGSDKRNLRGAEEFIQVSWEKALDLTAKALQDVKRIYGNESIFRTSYARWSHPGHIQQPANLLGRTLGLFGGFTDVVGDYSAGASVQVLPYIVGDSEVYSMQTSREVVLENVELIMMWGLDPFKTSKIDYNVPDHSTKDWFLQMKQKGVQFITIDPTKNLTTRKLDSEWVPIKAATDVAMIIGMCHTLYTENLYDKEFIAKYTVGFTAFSKYLTGEHDGIEKTAEWAESICGVPAEKIKQLARLAMTKRTTITGSWAPQRIHHGEQFHWSLVALASMIGQIGLPGGGFSFNMHFCGAGTSYSGAKRPLLIPQGRNPVNTLIPASRMGDTFLNPGKTIDYNGSKLTYPNIKLLYSAGLNPIGLQPDLNKLIEGCKRIEHIITNEPWWTPTAKFSDIVLPVTTSFERDDIAFGSSYGVEHLWAMKQLISPLFEAKDDFWVFREISKRLGFENEFTDGKTIEEWIRWSFEMSQPSVDFETFWEKGFVYNMTPEENKKYIRHSEFRANPQKNRLSTPSGRIELFSEKIASFGYEDCPGFPKWITPAEGINSYASRRFPYHLITPHPMYRLHSQLDNTRVSRDHKFDDREPMYINPENAKQLGISHGEIVEVYNNRGHMLAGAFLTENIVKDSIAIDEGAWYAPENPREKNSRCLSGQANILTSDRPSSKLAQATTSNSCMVGIRKVKGRIKRNTAYDEPDIRKGDL; encoded by the coding sequence ATGACAATAAACCGCAGATCATTTATCAAAATGGCAAGTGCAGCTATGGCTTCCCTTGCATACACACCAGATATTTTTGCATCAGGCGATGAAACACAGATAATAACTCACGCGACACATATGGGCCCCCTGAAAGGGTATGTCAAAAATGGTAAACTGGAAAAAATACTCGCATCAGAACACGATTTTGACCCTGTAGACCTGATGTTCAGCCTGAAAGAAGCAACGTACTCCCCTACACGAATTAAGCAGCCCTGCGTGCGTAAAAGCTACCTCGACGGTTCTGACAAAAGGAACCTGCGCGGTGCTGAAGAATTTATTCAGGTGAGCTGGGAAAAAGCTTTGGATCTCACAGCTAAGGCTCTTCAGGATGTTAAAAGGATTTATGGTAATGAGTCTATATTCCGTACCTCATATGCAAGATGGTCTCACCCTGGACATATACAGCAGCCGGCAAATCTTCTCGGGCGCACACTGGGGCTTTTCGGCGGGTTTACGGATGTTGTCGGAGACTACTCAGCCGGTGCATCTGTTCAGGTTCTACCATATATTGTAGGGGACTCTGAGGTCTACAGCATGCAGACATCCAGAGAAGTGGTGCTGGAGAACGTAGAGCTTATCATGATGTGGGGGCTGGATCCTTTTAAAACAAGTAAAATAGACTACAATGTGCCAGACCACAGTACAAAAGACTGGTTCCTGCAAATGAAACAGAAAGGGGTGCAGTTTATCACAATTGACCCTACAAAAAATCTGACAACAAGAAAGCTGGACTCAGAATGGGTTCCTATTAAAGCCGCTACCGACGTAGCTATGATAATAGGCATGTGCCATACATTATATACTGAGAACTTGTATGACAAAGAGTTTATAGCGAAATATACTGTTGGGTTTACTGCTTTCAGCAAGTATCTAACCGGAGAACACGACGGCATAGAAAAAACTGCTGAGTGGGCAGAAAGCATCTGTGGAGTACCTGCCGAAAAGATTAAGCAGCTTGCAAGACTTGCTATGACGAAACGAACCACGATTACAGGGAGCTGGGCTCCACAGCGTATCCACCACGGCGAACAATTTCACTGGAGTCTTGTCGCTCTCGCCAGCATGATAGGTCAGATAGGATTGCCAGGTGGAGGCTTCTCTTTCAACATGCACTTTTGCGGTGCCGGCACATCCTACAGCGGAGCTAAAAGACCACTGCTTATCCCGCAGGGACGTAACCCGGTAAACACACTCATACCTGCATCCAGAATGGGCGACACGTTTTTGAACCCAGGCAAAACAATAGACTATAACGGAAGTAAACTCACTTACCCTAATATTAAACTACTCTACTCCGCCGGACTGAACCCTATCGGTCTACAGCCTGATTTAAATAAGTTAATTGAGGGCTGCAAAAGAATTGAACATATCATCACCAATGAACCATGGTGGACGCCAACAGCAAAATTTTCAGATATTGTTCTGCCCGTCACTACGAGTTTCGAAAGAGATGATATCGCATTCGGCAGTTCATACGGAGTTGAGCACTTATGGGCTATGAAACAGCTGATATCACCATTGTTTGAAGCAAAAGATGACTTCTGGGTATTTCGGGAGATATCAAAGAGGCTAGGGTTCGAAAATGAATTTACAGATGGAAAGACCATAGAGGAATGGATCAGATGGAGTTTTGAGATGAGCCAGCCGTCTGTTGACTTTGAAACTTTCTGGGAAAAAGGCTTCGTTTATAACATGACTCCGGAAGAGAATAAAAAATATATAAGACACTCGGAATTCAGAGCAAATCCGCAAAAAAACCGCCTGAGTACTCCTTCCGGACGCATTGAGCTTTTCTCTGAAAAGATAGCCTCCTTCGGATATGAAGACTGCCCCGGATTTCCTAAATGGATAACTCCGGCAGAAGGAATAAACTCTTATGCAAGCAGAAGATTTCCGTATCACCTCATAACACCGCACCCCATGTACAGACTTCACTCTCAGCTTGATAATACCAGAGTAAGCAGAGATCATAAGTTTGACGACAGGGAACCGATGTACATAAATCCTGAAAACGCAAAACAGCTTGGAATTTCACACGGAGAAATTGTTGAGGTTTACAACAATAGGGGACATATGCTCGCAGGAGCTTTCCTGACAGAAAATATAGTAAAAGACTCAATTGCAATAGATGAAGGTGCGTGGTATGCTCCTGAAAATCCGCGGGAGAAAAACTCAAGATGCCTCTCAGGACAAGCGAACATACTTACGTCAGACAGACCGTCATCTAAACTTGCGCAGGCAACGACTTCAAATTCCTGTATGGTAGGCATAAGAAAAGTTAAAGGGAGAATAAAAAGAAACACGGCTTACGATGAGCCGGACATAAGGAAAGGTGATCTATAA
- a CDS encoding OprD family outer membrane porin: protein MLRILFLISFMVFNFSLTVFAADNLKEMFVQGAVRGEVKVLDFTRDFDTVNTRKDVAIGGLLYYKTAALHGVSFGVAFGTSNDINSDDDDSVYSVLGADDEGDHVSVTRNQEYYIQGEWFKTVIKYGAQEINTPYLNTDNVRMMPRTYKGLSVVNNSFDSLTLSAYYITDSMGWNDDSFVSVAEAVANEPGGADSIDDDKNLVILGAAYKLPVEKVQTKVEGWYYTMDDVFDISYLKASLSKEIGQFNVYFQPSILYQKSQGDELNGDLSTSQTGFRAGVKFAGFDVTGFYAKTGDDGMITPWGFDKIIAQQVMTSATRGDENAWGAKVAYDFSGLGLKGLSAYVFYAYYDVDETATVRDTYETDFNIQYAFSGYLEGLGIRYRYADMNVDGGEGLTDTRILLTYSFQFQGR, encoded by the coding sequence ATGTTACGTATTCTTTTTCTAATTTCTTTTATGGTTTTTAATTTTTCACTTACTGTCTTTGCCGCAGACAACCTGAAGGAGATGTTTGTGCAGGGGGCTGTCAGAGGCGAGGTTAAGGTGTTAGACTTTACCAGAGACTTTGACACAGTAAACACCAGAAAGGATGTTGCTATAGGCGGGCTGCTGTATTACAAAACCGCAGCGCTTCACGGGGTTTCTTTCGGTGTGGCATTTGGCACGTCAAACGATATTAACAGTGATGACGATGACAGTGTGTACAGTGTGCTTGGAGCTGATGATGAAGGTGATCATGTAAGCGTGACAAGGAATCAGGAATATTACATTCAGGGAGAGTGGTTCAAAACGGTAATAAAGTACGGTGCTCAGGAGATTAACACTCCTTATCTTAACACCGATAATGTACGTATGATGCCACGGACATACAAAGGGCTGTCTGTCGTAAATAACAGTTTCGACTCGCTCACACTTTCAGCTTATTACATAACTGACTCTATGGGGTGGAACGATGATAGCTTTGTGTCAGTTGCGGAAGCTGTGGCAAATGAACCGGGCGGGGCAGACAGTATTGATGATGATAAAAATCTGGTGATACTGGGTGCTGCCTATAAGCTGCCTGTTGAGAAAGTACAGACAAAAGTTGAGGGGTGGTATTATACAATGGATGACGTATTTGATATTTCATACCTGAAAGCATCTCTCAGCAAAGAAATCGGTCAGTTTAATGTGTATTTTCAGCCGTCGATACTTTATCAGAAGTCTCAGGGGGACGAGCTTAACGGAGACCTGAGCACAAGCCAGACAGGGTTCAGAGCAGGGGTTAAATTTGCCGGATTCGACGTTACCGGTTTTTATGCTAAGACAGGTGATGACGGCATGATAACACCGTGGGGGTTTGATAAAATCATAGCACAGCAGGTGATGACATCTGCAACCAGAGGTGACGAGAATGCCTGGGGTGCCAAAGTGGCATATGACTTCTCTGGATTAGGTCTGAAAGGTCTCAGTGCTTATGTGTTTTATGCATACTACGATGTAGATGAAACTGCTACAGTAAGAGATACTTATGAAACTGATTTTAACATACAGTATGCATTTTCCGGATATCTTGAAGGGCTTGGTATCAGATACAGATATGCAGATATGAATGTTGATGGCGGTGAAGGTCTCACAGATACACGTATTCTGCTGACATACTCCTTTCAGTTTCAAGGCAGGTAA
- a CDS encoding CynX/NimT family MFS transporter: MKKSYFMLALVYLTGIAAPVNQFKVPPMMQRLISELDISLTASGWLMSSFALAGFVCALPSGVLLQKMGVRRLGLLSMSILLIGSAVGGAVSSVPLILFSRIVEGVGMGLFSVAAPAALSAWFPPEKRGIPMGVWSTWVPAGNVVIFLSAPFFSMSGWRNVWIFSSCYTAVMLLMFFLFFSMPVSTTGIAPKTQDRHSLDVFKVREAWSLAAIFLLFNVITISIKSYLPVFLESVRGFSTVKASGILTIMMLCSMATAPVAGIISDKIHSRKIPVIAGCVLAIVSVLIMFNAPPVWTAVSLVLIGVAGGAMPVGIFTAATELFSKPEKAGACMAVVVFGQYIGMFIGPVLFSFTAEHTGWSTASYMLAAIALTAFFASLRNSAMK; the protein is encoded by the coding sequence ATGAAAAAAAGCTACTTCATGCTGGCGCTGGTGTATCTGACCGGTATTGCTGCACCTGTTAACCAGTTTAAAGTTCCTCCGATGATGCAGCGGCTTATATCTGAGCTGGATATAAGCCTGACTGCTTCAGGGTGGCTGATGTCTTCCTTTGCTCTGGCAGGCTTTGTTTGCGCTTTGCCTTCCGGAGTATTACTGCAGAAAATGGGAGTAAGAAGGCTTGGGCTCTTGTCTATGAGTATTCTGCTGATCGGGTCGGCAGTCGGCGGGGCAGTCTCTTCAGTTCCGCTGATCCTTTTCAGCCGGATTGTAGAAGGTGTGGGTATGGGCTTATTTTCTGTTGCTGCCCCTGCTGCTCTGTCTGCATGGTTTCCTCCGGAGAAACGAGGCATCCCGATGGGGGTCTGGTCAACATGGGTTCCTGCCGGAAATGTTGTAATATTTTTGTCAGCACCGTTTTTTAGTATGTCCGGTTGGAGGAATGTCTGGATATTTTCATCTTGTTATACGGCGGTTATGCTTTTAATGTTCTTTTTGTTTTTCAGTATGCCTGTTTCAACAACTGGTATAGCTCCAAAGACTCAGGACAGACATTCGCTTGATGTATTTAAAGTACGTGAAGCGTGGTCTCTGGCGGCTATATTTTTGTTGTTTAATGTCATTACTATCTCCATTAAATCATACCTGCCGGTTTTTCTTGAAAGTGTCCGTGGGTTTTCCACCGTAAAAGCTTCGGGGATATTAACTATCATGATGCTTTGCTCTATGGCGACAGCTCCGGTTGCGGGGATAATATCGGATAAAATTCACTCCCGTAAAATACCGGTGATAGCAGGATGTGTTCTGGCAATAGTGTCAGTCCTCATAATGTTTAATGCTCCACCTGTATGGACAGCAGTCTCTTTGGTTCTGATAGGTGTTGCGGGCGGGGCAATGCCTGTAGGAATATTTACCGCTGCAACAGAGCTTTTCAGTAAACCGGAAAAGGCTGGGGCATGCATGGCTGTCGTTGTTTTCGGGCAGTACATAGGGATGTTTATCGGACCGGTTCTTTTCAGTTTTACAGCCGAACATACAGGCTGGAGTACGGCGTCCTATATGCTTGCCGCAATAGCGTTAACTGCTTTTTTTGCCTCGCTCCGAAACAGTGCGATGAAATGA
- a CDS encoding 4Fe-4S dicluster domain-containing protein, giving the protein MKRYGVVVDTNRCIGCQTCIVGCHVDHDLPNEIYWGKLETVGSPNVYQPVGKYPNVKMRSRTLSCNHCEKPMCVASCPTKAMQKREDGIVFVNYSACIGCGTCSEVCPYSVPVMDEDLGQSNKCNLCFDRVDRDEEPFCVQSCPVQARIFGDLNDRSSKVAKLVASGKAYQLKPEAKTNPSLYYLGK; this is encoded by the coding sequence ATGAAGCGTTATGGAGTTGTAGTAGATACGAATAGATGTATTGGCTGTCAGACCTGCATAGTTGGCTGCCATGTGGACCACGATCTGCCGAACGAAATCTATTGGGGTAAGCTTGAAACTGTTGGCAGTCCGAATGTGTATCAGCCTGTGGGTAAGTACCCGAATGTTAAGATGCGTTCTCGCACACTTTCATGCAACCACTGTGAAAAACCTATGTGTGTTGCAAGCTGCCCTACAAAAGCAATGCAAAAGAGGGAAGACGGCATTGTTTTCGTTAACTACAGTGCATGTATCGGCTGTGGAACATGCAGTGAGGTATGCCCTTACAGTGTGCCTGTTATGGATGAAGACCTTGGACAGTCAAACAAGTGTAACCTGTGCTTTGACAGGGTAGACAGGGATGAAGAACCGTTCTGTGTCCAGTCCTGTCCTGTTCAGGCTAGGATTTTCGGAGATCTTAACGACAGAAGTAGTAAAGTGGCAAAATTGGTAGCTTCCGGCAAAGCATATCAGCTTAAGCCAGAGGCAAAGACTAATCCATCCCTTTACTATCTTGGCAAATGA
- a CDS encoding molybdopterin-dependent oxidoreductase has product MSKLTRRTFIKGSMAVATYGMLSENVMAQMYSASSPEADRLGKTFRTVCTVNCTSRCNLNCHVQDGSIQSVTPSVLPGRPDYSNACLRGMALPLRTVSEERVKYPMLRVGERGEGKFKRISWDEAFDLITEKIKESQERYGKQSVGLFVMTGNLAKFAWDSPFRFARTIEGTSFTPEGIMSDHGASMGMDLVYGQKRGSHDSRDYMNSKTLIVWGRNLVDTHTSEARFYLNAKQNGTKVIVIDPRFSSTAAIADQWIPIKPGGDTALALGMMSYIISKDLHDKEWLTQNSCGPLLVKKSDGQYLKMGDKFCVVDEKGKVVASDTPGVKAQLSSSVSYQGEKCSTSFALFQDSLKQYTLKWTAEATNISEDVIKELISDYLQSPSAIRMGQGMQRVYNSHSPFRTVATLAAVCGYIGVNGGGASHAGGTSGVNPIPGINVPVFNSSPWADTGGTDASKMHGIQIYDMISKADPYQIDFLWIASSNFLNQSPDTNRVINEVLPKLSFIVHSDPYWTYTAKYADLVLPTTNMFENWDIFDKTPWIMLQQPMLKPYGESKSDIQIFSAVAERLGKGKYWNRTDEDWIRVYLEGSKHPAMAGFNWKKFVEEGMFVRKDGRFDIVNAFMDQKYKTQTGRFEFYSERLKPVGHELPVYTPMLEDPKGPLGKKYPLMFIQYHDRTNVHTQHIGIPAINGIFKEPMLEINPVDAAKRNIKHGDNVKIYNDRGHCVVKAFVTEGIMPNVVAIPQGWTPEFFSDGHYQTLTHLTINPVETLVDETNFAAYDNLVEIVKA; this is encoded by the coding sequence ATGAGTAAATTGACAAGGCGTACGTTTATCAAAGGCAGTATGGCAGTTGCAACTTACGGTATGCTGTCCGAGAATGTTATGGCGCAGATGTATTCCGCATCATCGCCGGAAGCCGACAGGCTTGGTAAAACATTCCGCACAGTTTGTACTGTTAACTGCACATCACGCTGCAACCTGAATTGTCATGTTCAGGATGGAAGTATCCAAAGTGTAACTCCTTCAGTTCTGCCGGGTAGACCGGACTATTCCAATGCCTGCCTGAGAGGGATGGCGCTCCCACTGAGAACAGTCTCAGAGGAGAGGGTGAAATATCCTATGCTTCGTGTCGGAGAGAGAGGCGAGGGGAAGTTTAAGCGTATTTCATGGGATGAAGCTTTTGATCTGATCACAGAAAAGATCAAAGAGAGTCAGGAGAGATACGGAAAACAGTCCGTAGGTCTTTTCGTAATGACAGGGAACCTTGCTAAATTTGCATGGGATTCACCATTTCGTTTCGCCAGAACGATAGAAGGGACTTCGTTCACACCTGAAGGCATCATGAGTGACCACGGCGCAAGTATGGGGATGGATCTTGTTTATGGTCAGAAACGCGGTTCGCACGACTCCAGAGACTATATGAACTCTAAAACACTCATTGTGTGGGGGCGTAACTTAGTAGACACTCACACCAGTGAAGCCCGTTTTTATCTTAACGCAAAACAGAATGGAACAAAAGTTATCGTTATCGACCCGAGATTCAGCTCCACTGCTGCTATCGCCGATCAATGGATTCCGATAAAACCCGGTGGAGACACGGCTCTTGCTCTTGGGATGATGAGCTATATCATCAGCAAAGATCTTCATGATAAAGAGTGGCTGACTCAGAACAGCTGCGGTCCTTTGCTTGTTAAGAAAAGTGACGGGCAATATCTGAAAATGGGCGATAAGTTCTGCGTTGTTGATGAGAAGGGTAAGGTCGTAGCTTCTGACACTCCAGGGGTTAAAGCACAGCTCAGCAGCTCTGTAAGCTATCAGGGTGAAAAGTGTTCAACCTCTTTTGCGCTGTTTCAGGATAGTCTGAAACAATACACGCTGAAGTGGACAGCTGAGGCAACTAACATCAGTGAAGATGTTATCAAAGAGCTTATCAGCGATTATCTGCAAAGCCCTTCCGCTATCCGTATGGGGCAGGGGATGCAGAGAGTTTATAACTCACATTCTCCTTTCCGTACAGTGGCGACACTTGCGGCTGTATGTGGTTACATAGGAGTCAACGGTGGCGGAGCGTCCCATGCCGGCGGTACTTCCGGTGTTAACCCTATCCCCGGTATCAACGTTCCTGTTTTCAACAGTTCCCCATGGGCAGATACAGGCGGTACGGATGCAAGCAAAATGCACGGCATCCAGATTTACGACATGATATCAAAGGCAGATCCTTATCAGATTGATTTTCTGTGGATAGCTTCCAGTAATTTTCTTAATCAAAGTCCCGACACCAACCGTGTTATTAATGAAGTTCTTCCTAAGTTATCTTTTATTGTTCATTCCGACCCTTACTGGACATACACAGCTAAATATGCTGACCTTGTGCTGCCTACAACAAATATGTTCGAAAACTGGGACATATTTGATAAAACACCGTGGATCATGCTTCAGCAGCCTATGCTTAAACCTTATGGAGAGAGCAAATCTGATATACAAATATTTTCCGCTGTGGCTGAAAGACTTGGAAAAGGTAAATACTGGAACAGAACAGATGAAGATTGGATCCGTGTCTATCTGGAAGGGTCTAAACACCCGGCTATGGCAGGGTTCAACTGGAAAAAGTTTGTTGAAGAAGGAATGTTTGTCAGGAAAGACGGACGGTTTGATATCGTCAATGCTTTCATGGATCAGAAATATAAAACCCAGACAGGCAGGTTTGAGTTCTATTCAGAACGTCTGAAACCTGTCGGGCACGAACTGCCTGTTTACACACCTATGCTCGAAGACCCGAAAGGACCACTGGGTAAGAAATACCCTCTGATGTTCATTCAGTATCACGACAGGACAAATGTGCATACCCAGCATATAGGAATACCTGCCATTAACGGTATCTTCAAAGAACCAATGCTGGAGATAAATCCGGTAGATGCAGCCAAACGTAATATTAAGCATGGTGACAATGTAAAAATCTATAACGACCGTGGTCACTGTGTCGTAAAAGCTTTTGTTACAGAAGGTATTATGCCGAATGTTGTTGCCATACCGCAGGGGTGGACTCCTGAGTTTTTCAGCGACGGGCATTATCAGACACTAACTCACCTGACTATTAATCCGGTGGAGACACTAGTGGATGAAACGAACTTTGCCGCATATGACAACCTTGTAGAAATCGTAAAAGCATAA
- a CDS encoding PLP-dependent aminotransferase family protein, with protein MSGKSLYIQIADCLRRSIVSGELKPCTKLSQRIIAKQFDVSKKTAYDALMLLEAEGLVSSKPRSGTVVSNNAWLLLAAGCSPDWKNYIERGRQIPSKERIFHMINDLSSGRKIHVSGPRIGQDLGYALTLSKVMPRVMKRLETTNDLNEINIKGIYSLRVTLCERLKKYGIEATPDEVMITTGVAESLAIISWSFLCSSMTFIHDTPSVLNSMQLIRSSGANIVRIPLDNYGMKTEPLSKVFKNTSRCILYINPTNQYPSGVSLSKTRRDKILSMCTYSRVPVLENDMLREFWLDKPNPLPMKAFDKGGLVIYIGCTIGVNIGFKLSWIVAPGNIISRLSDVKTQYDINTNTLLQITADELFKSGHYDEFIEESRPLFLKILESAYEIIERYLKDLIKPLNKVYGYYIWVVFSEQIDVVKIYDDCKEIMFLPGYFFDNTDSHSLHLAPFADSIENFEEAVRIIAREARKQLKTIV; from the coding sequence ATGAGCGGGAAATCACTATATATACAAATCGCAGATTGTTTACGCAGGTCAATAGTAAGCGGCGAACTTAAACCATGCACAAAGCTCTCTCAGCGCATCATTGCAAAGCAGTTTGATGTCAGCAAGAAGACAGCATATGACGCTTTAATGCTCTTAGAGGCAGAGGGGCTTGTGAGTTCCAAGCCACGTTCAGGGACTGTGGTTTCTAATAACGCATGGCTTCTTCTTGCTGCGGGGTGTTCTCCCGACTGGAAAAATTATATTGAGAGGGGGAGACAGATCCCCAGTAAAGAGCGGATTTTTCATATGATCAACGACCTTTCGAGCGGCCGGAAAATTCATGTTTCGGGACCGAGGATTGGTCAGGATCTGGGTTACGCTTTAACACTAAGTAAAGTTATGCCCCGTGTGATGAAGAGACTGGAAACAACAAATGACCTTAATGAGATTAATATAAAAGGTATTTATTCTTTAAGAGTAACTCTTTGTGAACGTTTGAAAAAATACGGCATAGAAGCGACTCCTGATGAGGTTATGATAACAACTGGTGTTGCAGAATCTTTAGCGATAATATCATGGTCTTTTTTGTGCTCCAGTATGACTTTTATCCATGATACTCCATCCGTGCTTAATTCAATGCAGCTTATCCGGTCGTCCGGGGCTAATATTGTACGTATTCCGCTGGACAACTACGGTATGAAGACTGAGCCGCTCAGCAAGGTCTTTAAGAACACTTCACGCTGTATATTATATATTAATCCCACAAACCAATACCCAAGCGGCGTCTCATTGTCTAAAACCAGACGGGATAAGATATTGTCAATGTGTACTTATTCAAGAGTTCCTGTGCTTGAAAACGATATGCTGCGTGAATTCTGGCTGGACAAACCTAATCCGCTGCCGATGAAAGCCTTTGATAAAGGCGGGCTTGTTATTTATATCGGATGTACTATAGGCGTAAACATAGGTTTTAAGCTTTCGTGGATTGTCGCTCCGGGCAATATCATCTCCAGACTGAGTGATGTTAAAACTCAATATGATATTAACACCAACACGCTTCTTCAGATAACAGCTGACGAACTTTTTAAAAGCGGGCACTATGACGAGTTTATAGAAGAGTCCCGTCCACTGTTTTTGAAAATATTAGAAAGTGCTTATGAGATTATAGAGAGATATCTGAAAGACCTTATAAAGCCTCTGAATAAGGTTTATGGCTATTACATCTGGGTTGTATTCAGCGAACAGATTGATGTAGTCAAAATATATGACGACTGCAAAGAGATAATGTTCCTCCCCGGTTATTTCTTTGACAATACAGACTCACACAGCTTACACCTTGCCCCATTTGCCGATTCAATAGAAAACTTCGAAGAGGCGGTCAGGATTATTGCCCGTGAGGCAAGAAAGCAGCTTAAAACAATTGTCTGA
- a CDS encoding response regulator encodes MSGFISFKKLPQKVLIVEDEIITRTSLVQILDSYFATIHCADDGDTGLDMYYRIKPDIIFSDIVMPSMNGIEMLRHIKECEDNTPLIIIFSAFDTTINDRDLEEIGVFRKMIKPFNMKALENLIEEIKQYFMP; translated from the coding sequence ATGAGTGGATTTATATCGTTTAAAAAACTACCGCAAAAGGTTCTTATCGTTGAAGATGAAATAATTACAAGAACATCTCTGGTACAGATTCTTGACAGTTATTTTGCGACGATACACTGCGCTGACGACGGCGACACAGGTCTGGACATGTATTACCGCATTAAGCCTGATATAATTTTCTCTGATATAGTCATGCCCTCGATGAATGGTATAGAGATGCTGCGTCATATAAAAGAATGTGAAGACAATACGCCTCTCATTATAATATTTTCGGCATTTGATACAACAATCAACGATAGAGACCTTGAAGAAATAGGCGTCTTTCGCAAAATGATAAAACCATTTAACATGAAAGCATTAGAAAATCTTATTGAAGAGATAAAACAATACTTTATGCCTTGA
- a CDS encoding DUF2231 domain-containing protein, with protein MKKDELEHFNGKDGAKAYVSYKGRVYDVTDSRLWKNGKHVNKHGAGMDLTEAMESAPHGVEVLERFENIDALDGFRVQKDQVRGKKEIIKKLYRIFHPHPMLIHFPMGLLVFTVIMQALFLYTRKASFELSAFYSLVTAVVFTFPTIFSGMVSWWVNYELAVNKIFIYKISFSFILLVMGIIEISVRFFLPDISSVAGWGGILFNFMIFANIPVLAVVGFHGGKLSWG; from the coding sequence GTGAAGAAGGATGAATTAGAGCATTTTAACGGAAAAGACGGTGCAAAAGCTTACGTTTCATATAAAGGGAGAGTTTATGATGTTACTGACAGCCGTCTCTGGAAAAATGGTAAACATGTAAATAAACATGGGGCGGGAATGGATCTGACCGAAGCAATGGAATCTGCGCCTCATGGTGTCGAGGTTCTGGAAAGGTTCGAGAATATTGATGCTCTTGATGGGTTCAGAGTTCAGAAAGACCAGGTTCGGGGCAAGAAAGAGATAATTAAGAAGCTCTACCGGATCTTTCATCCGCACCCAATGCTGATCCATTTTCCCATGGGGCTGCTGGTTTTTACCGTTATCATGCAGGCATTGTTTCTTTATACACGGAAAGCGTCTTTTGAGCTTTCTGCATTTTACTCTCTGGTTACTGCTGTCGTTTTTACATTTCCCACTATTTTCTCCGGTATGGTGAGCTGGTGGGTAAACTATGAACTGGCAGTCAATAAAATCTTTATCTATAAAATAAGTTTTTCTTTTATCCTTTTGGTGATGGGTATCATAGAAATATCCGTTCGTTTTTTCCTGCCAGACATTTCTTCTGTTGCGGGGTGGGGTGGAATACTTTTTAATTTTATGATATTTGCAAACATTCCTGTGCTGGCTGTTGTTGGGTTTCATGGGGGGAAACTTAGCTGGGGGTAA